CTGATACAACAGAGACAAAACCAAGAAAACGTCCCATAATATCAAGTCAACAGAATGATAAAGTCATAGCCGCACTTGAAGGAAACCTTGTACCTTTCGCTCCTCAACGCCTTTCATTAGACGTTTATATGGGTGGCAAAGGCTTGTCGAACGGAGTTTCAAACAATGGATTTCATAGTGTATCATTTAGGCAAGCAATGCTGAATGAAGATGAAAAAGGCAAGCAGATATACAGTGCTCCGGGCTATTTGCCACAGCAATATCACCATCGATTGCCCGTCAAGATAGGTCTTTCTGTGGGATATCAGATAAGTCGAAACTGGACTATCCATACCGGATTGACCTACAGTTACCTGTCGGCAAGCATCTCAAACGCTAACTTATCGGATGGCAAAGACGGTCTGCAACGCCTGCATTATGTCGGTATTCCATTGGCTGCAAGCTATCGGTTGTGGCAATATAAGCGGCTCCATGTCTACGCAACAGCAGGTGGTGAGGTCGAGAAACTCGTCAGCGGACAACTTCGTGAGCCACAGACTACAATGCAGGAAACCCCAAAGAGCGAGACCCTTCGTATCAAGGAATCGCGCTTACAGTGGTCAGTCAATGGCGCTGTCGGCTTGCAATATCAGCTTACTAATCGGATTGGACTCTATGCAGAACCTGGAGTGAGCCATTATTTCAATAACGGCAGCGATGTTGAAAATAGCTACAAGCATCGTCCAACAGGCTTCCAATTGCAATTAGGAATAAGGATTAAATAATCAAAATAAAGAAAATTATGAAGAAAATTATGATGTTATTGTGTGCCGTCTGTCTGTTGATAGGCTGCACAAGCAGTCAGAAAGCGGTGAAATATCAAGTGGCTAAGAACTACTTCTTCGTTAATAATTCACCATATTCCGGGTTATTAAAGATAACAACAGAACAGGAATTCGGTAAGTATTTCGGTATGGCAGCCACCATGGGAAAGGACGGACAACCGACTGAAATAGACTTCAAGAAGCAGTTTCTCATTGCAAAAATACTGCCGGAAACAGACACTTTGACCCACATTGACCCTGTTTCAGTGACAGAAGAAGACAACACACTTCACGTGAAATACAATATTCAGCGTGGCGAGAAGCAGTCTTATACGATGCAACCTTTCTCCCTTCTCATCGTTGACAGACAGTATATGGACAAAGAACTCAAAGAGTAAAGTCATTCAAATAGGTGTGAAAGCAAGACTTTCACACCTATTATTATTAATATGATGCCCCCTAAAAGCTCCGGTTTCAAGCGTCGTTCAATCGGTTTTCCAAACTTGACACCAAGCAACATGCCGACAGTGGCAAGCAGAAATGACACAAGGCCGATGATGACAAGAGGAGACATGAGCATTGATATATGGCGGAAGCCCATGCAGGCAAACGATATTCCAATGGCCAAGGCATCAATACTTGTGGCCAAAGCCAACAGCAGTTGGGTCTTCAGTTTACAGGGATTCAGCGAGTGGTTTTCGGCAGGAAGAAACGCATCGCGTATCATTCGCCCTCCCAAGAAAGTTAAAAGACCAAAGGCTATCCAATGGTCAACCTCTTCAAGATAATGGGAAAAGGTGCTTATCCCGAGCCATCCAAGCAGTGGCATAGCGGCTTGAAAGAGTCCGAAAAGCAAGGCCATGCGCAACGTTATGGGCCAAACCATGCGCTTGATGATAATGCCACCGGCAATTGAAACCGTAAAACAATCCATGGCTAAAGCCACTGCAAGGAACCAAATATCAAGCTGATTCATCTGTATATATACAAAAAAACTCCCCTCGCTTGACACGAAGGGGAGTATTATTTGATTTATTTTCTTACCTAACCTGAACTACAAGATACTTGCTTGTGCTCCAGAATATCTGCGGATTTGTTATCGTAAGCACATATTCCTTATTGGCATCACGCGTCAATGTGTAGCTGCTTGCAGGGTGAAGTGTCAGCAGACGAGCCGACTTAGAATAAAGTTTGATCACCTTATCCACGCGGATATCAATCTTGGTAAAATAGTTCTTATTGAAGTTTCCCTGCAGAACTTTACCCTCATCGATAATGCGTTGATCCTTCAGTTCTTTCTTTGTGCCAAACACATACCATGCAGTGTTGAGCTGTTTGTCCTGTACATTAATCGTTTCTGTCTTCTGTGCACTCTCCGTTGTGAGGTGACTCACATTGGTATTCAGGTTGTTAATCGTTTCATCAAGCTCCCCGATGTGAATGTCTTTGGCATCAAGTTCGGCACGTAACTGGCGCAATTGTTGGTCTTTCTCATCCAACTGCTTCACCAAGTTGTCAATAGTTGACTTGAGTTGACTGCCTTTCAGCGAGCTACTTGCTAACTGTTGACGCAGCTTAGCAATGAGTTCACGGTTCTTCTGCATACGCTCGGCGATGAACTTAACGTTATCTCTGAGCACCTGTTTCTTGTTAGCTCCCTCGCCATCTTTAGCGATAGTAACACGGTTCTCGGCCTCATTAATCTGACGAAAACCCTCTTGAACCTCGTTCATCAGGCCCATCATGTCGTTGATTTCAGTATCTTTCTGCGCAAGAATCTGCTGCAGAGAGTCATTCTGTTCGGTGCCTGCGACGTTGTCTTTCGACTTGTTCTGATTACAACTTGTAACAGCCAGCAATAACATTCCGACTGAAACGAAAAGCAATTTCTTCATAGTTTTTCACTCCTCTAATTTTAGTTTCTTATCTTTACCTTTCTTTATACTATGTCCTGCGAGTATGATTACAATCTCTCCTCGCGGATCTTTCTCTGTAAAATGGGCGATAACCTCCTGCAATGTGCCACGAACGTGCTCCTCATACAACTTGGAAATCTCTCGCGCTACACTCACTTGGCGGTCTTCTCCAAACACATCGGCAAACTGTTGCAGTGTTTTCAGCAACCGATAGGGCGACTCATAGAACACCATTGTGCGCGTTTCGTCCTGCAAGGAGAGCAGATGTGTCTGCCGACCTTTCTTCTGTGGCAGGAAACCTTCAAAGCAGAAGCGGTCGCAGGGAAGTCCCGAAGACACCAAAGCCGGCACGAATGCCGTTGCACCGGGCAGTGTCTGAACCGTTATTCCGGCATGAGCTGCCTCACGCGCAAGGTAGAAACCGGGGTCGCTTATACCCGGAGTGCCTGCGTCACTGACAAGAGCTATGGTCTGTCCTGCCTTCAAACGCTCCACGATTCCGGTAGCAGTGCCATGCTCATTGAATTTATGATGGGCCATCAAATGGTTCTTGATGTCGAAGTATTTGAACAGAATACCCGACGTTCGCGTGTCTTCAGCCAACACCAAATCGGCCTCTTTCAACACCCGAATGGCGCGTAACGTCATGTCCTCCATATTGCCCACAGGAGTCGGCACAATGTATAATGTTCCCATATTCAAGTCACAAATATAAACAATTATTCATGATATGCAAAATATCATGTAGTTTCTTTGCAATTTTTAAAACCTGAAATAACAAGTGATAACATATGTTTCTTTTCATACGTCCTAACTAATAGCAGTTCCTCTGCACCATAATTCCATCCCTTTCAGGGCGATTTGGCATCACCCTTAAATACAAAGTATTCTGCATAATGGCAGCAAACGAAAAATAGGTTAATATTTTTCAAGGATGTTTACAATAGTCCTCGCATAGTCAGCGTATTCTGAATGAGAAGCTTCCTCGCTTCAAATATGCGCTGTTTTTAAGCACTTCACAACACGCTGACTATCAAATTGTTATGAAATCAAAGGCAGAATATAAGATAAAATCACACTGAAAAACCATGCAATTTGCGTCAAATCAGCCTGCAAACTGCCTCAAATTATCGCGCATTTTGAGTCAAACAGCGTTGTGATATGCGTCAAATTACAACGCATCATGAATGAAATTGCACACAAAGAACTTTGAAAAAGCAAAATAACTCCTGTTTTCTCGTCTGTTTTTCTCTGTTTGGTAGTCTTCTGAAATGTTAAAAACCATATAACAATCTTTACAGAAAGCAAACCGTTTTACAAGCATGACACCTTGAAACATATACATATCACTGAAGATATTAAAATCAGATGATGCAGAGATATCCAACATCATTATCTCACTTTGAAATGCTGAAAAACCGCGTCAAATCATCCCTGTCATCTTGTATGTAGAATGAGCATGACCTCATACTTGCCACCGATGACCTCCTAAATCAATAGTTACAGCAAACTAAAAGACAATGAGAAACTTTTTAAAAAGAAGCAACTGCACGTAAAATTTGCTTCATCTTTTTCCTTCTTTTCCAAGTAACTATTCCCGTTTTTTTTCTTAACTTTGTAGCCATCATGGTAGAAAATCTAATTGTTGAGGCACATCGCCCGGGCAGAATCGAGGTGATATGCGGTTCAATGTTCTCTGGAAAGACCGAAGAACTGATACGAAGAATGAAGCGAGCTAAGTTTGCCAAGCAGAAAGTTGAAATCTTCAAGCCGGCAATCGACACGCGCTATTCGGAAGAAGATGTCGTGAGTCACGACCAGAACTCAATCCATTCAACGCCGATAGACGCTTCGGGCGCGATACTGTTGCTGGCATCCGACATTGACGTTGTAGGCATTGACGAGGCTCAATTCCTTGATGACAATCTCGTTGATGTGTGCAATGAGCTGGCAAACCGTGGCATCCGCGTCATCATTGCAGGGCTTGACATGGACTTCAAAGGTGTTCCTTTCGGGCCAATTCCAGCCCTCTGTGCCATTGCCGACGAGGTAACCAAGGTGCATGCCATATGTGTAAAGTGCGGCGCATTGGCCTATGTGAGTCATCGTTTGGTGGCAGATGAGCATCGGGTGATGTTGGGTGAGCAGTCAGAATATGAACCGCTGTGCCGTGCCTGCTATCAGAAAGCATTGAAAGAGGAAAAGAAATAGGAATTATGAGAAAAGAGATTACCTTCGATCAGCTTATCCGTTGGGTAGGAACCGGCCTGTTAATCATTGCGATTTTGTTGCTGGTCAACTATCTGAGCAACGTACTTCTGCCGTTCTTCATTGCATGGTTTATGGCCTATTTGCTTTATCCGGTAGTACAGTTCATAGAAAACAAGCTGCATATCCGTGTGCGCGCAATCAGCATTCTGCTTACAATGCTGCTGGTTATAGCTGTCATCGGAGGTGTATTCTACCTCATCATACCCCCCATGATAGAGCAGTTCGACAAGCTTCAAACCGTTCTTATGCGCTGGGTTCATCACACTACGCATACTAACAACCTGACGAATTACATCTCAGAATGGATACAGGCAAACCAAGAACACATAGAACGTTTCTTCAAAAGTAAGGACTTTGGCGACACCATCAAGAGCGCAATGCCTAAGCTTTTCTCGTTTGTAAGCCAGACGGCCAGCGTCATCCTGAGCATTATCGCCTCTGCCATCACCTTATTATATATGTTCTTTATCCTGCTGGATTATGAGTACTTAACGACCAACTGGATACGTATTTTCCCTAAAAAGAACCGTCCTTTCTGGCAAGAACTCCTGCAAGATGTGAAGCGTGAGCTTAATAATTACGTGCGAGGTCAAGGACTTGTGGCGCTCTGTATGGGCATTATGTTCTGTATCGGCTTTACAATCATTGGCTTCCCCATGGCTATCGGTCTGGGTATTCTCATCGGAATACTTGATTTGGTGCCCTATCTTCACACCTTTGCACTCATTCCAACAGCCTTTCTTGCGATGCTGAAAGCAGCGGATACCGGGCAGAATTTCTGGATTGTTTTTGGCTTGGCATTGCTTGTTTTCATCGTAGTTCAGGCAATTACCGACTTCATTGTAACACCCAAGATCATGGGAAAAGCAATGGGACTCAACCCTGCTATCCTGCTGTTGTCGCTCTCAATATGGGGCGCACTGCTCGGTTTCATCGGCTTGATCATAGCACTTCCACTTACAACCTTACTCATTGCTTACTGGCAGCGCTATATAACGAAAGAGGAACAAGGGCAAAACAAACCCCATTTAGAGGTCGAAATCAAAGAATAAAAGGCTTCGGTAAAAGCCCAAGACCTATTGACATGCGACACCTTTCGAGGTCAAGCGTCTCACTTTATAATGCTCCTTGATTTGTTAAATATATTAAATTAAAGTATATAATCCCCACAAGTCTTTCCCTGTTTCAATTAAAATAAGTACCTTTGCACTCGCTTTCGAACAGGAAGTTGACTGACTCGCTAGCTCAGTTGGTAGAGCACAACACTTTTAATGTTGGGGTCATGGGTTCGAGCCCCATGCGAGTCACAAGATAAAAAAGAGGAGTTCAAAATTGAACTCCTCTTTTTTCATTTCATAACATGCAGGGAACAGCATTTCATCATTGTGCATTCAACCGTTCCATTTCAAGCGAAGCCCAGATAAACGGGCCAATACTTTTGGCGTCGTTATCGCGGATCAGTTCGCTCATATAATAGTCGAAGCTGCCGTCACGCTTATAGTTTTCCTTGCCTGCAGGCACGAACGGTCCCTTGCCTGGACCGAGTCCGCTCACACTGCAGCAATCCGTCAGCGAGATTGTACGGTCTTCATTCACACGAATAAAACGCTTCAGAATGCCTTCATAGGCTCGCTTTCCAGCCTCATTGAAGTCAGTATCAAGCCAGCCCATACGCGAACCTTTCAGTAAAACATAGGCAAACATGCACGAAGCTGTGCTTTCCAAATAGTTCTTCGGACTCTCAACGTCCAACACATCATACCAAACTCCACTCTTTTTATCCTGATATTGCACGACAGCTTTCATCACTTTCTGCAACAATGCCACTACTTCTGCCTTGCGGGGGTAGTCATCCGGCATGATATCAAGGCACTCGGTCATCGCCATAACATACCAACCGAGCGCACGAGCCCACGTGTGACGACTCTGTCCAGTAAGTGGATTTGCCCAGAATTGTCTATGAGTTTCATCCCACGCATGCTTCCAAAGACCGGTTTTCTCATCGTAAGTTCGTCTGTCAGTCTGCATCATCTGATTGACTGCATCATCAAGAATTCGGCAAGCTTTCCGTGGAGAACAGTTCTTCACAGCATAGTCACAATAGAACGGTAAGCCCATAAATATGCCGTCAAGCCACACCTGATTGGCATATATCGCCTTATGCCAGAACACGCCTTCTCTTGTTCTTGGCTGGTTCAGAAGCTGCTTCATAAAGGTTTTCAAAGCAATCTTCTCCCCTTTCCTTGCCCCATACTGTTGCATGCGAAGAATGAACTTAGCAGGTCTTACATTATCAAGATTGAATGCATTATAGTCATATCCCACTACATCTCCACGCTCATCAATCATCTTTTGCCTATATGTATGCAGATAATTCAAGATAGAATCATCTCCATGAACACGGTAGGTATCAAGCAATCCCTCGAGTTCTATGCCCACAGCATAGTTCCAACGAGGCTTCGAAGCGAAGTCAAGCAGATAGGATTTCGGTGTACGTTTCATCTCCGAATAAGTCATCCATTGCGCCATACTCTTATAAGGACGGTCTTCGGATGCCAATACCAATGAGCCGTTCATCATGACATTGTCAAACTTCACGTTACGAGTTTTGCCCGTTATCCTTACGTTTTCTCTGCCAATACCATTGAAAACACAGTCTTTCAAGCGTATATCCGACACATTTTCCACACTGTCACGCCCCACAATCAGTACGCCGTAAGCACTCTTCCGACACGTAACATCCTCTATATTCACGTCTCTTACCTCTGGTTCGAAGCCACGATAACAGGGCTCTTCGGGTTCATAATCAAGGTTAATCTTAACGACTGCTTCCTTACATTGCCCCACTTTAACGCGTCGCATGTTGACATTTTCAATGCGACCACCGCGACAATTGTTCGTCTTGATACGCAGAACACGGTCCAGATGCGGCGAATCCATGGTGCAGTCTTCGGCATATACATTCTTACATCCACCTGAAATCTCACTCCCAATGACGATACCTCCGTGCCCATCTTCCATCACACAGTTACGGATAATGATGTTTCTCGAAGGCTTATTCCACATCCGTCCATCGTTATTCCGACCGCTTTTAATCGCTATACAGTCATCTCCCGTGTGGAAATGAGTGTTCTGAATCAATACGTTCTCACATCCTTCAGGGTCACAACCATCACCATTGGGCCCTTCATTCCATATCTTTACACCGTCAACGATTACGTTCTTACAGAGCAAAGGATGAATAACCCAGAAGGGAGAATGCAGTAATGTGACTCCCGAAACACGCACTCTGTTTCCCTTTACGAAGTTAATGAGCTGCGGACGGAGGCCTTGTCCCAAGCCAAAACGACGCTCATCCCATGGCACATCATCTTCTGCAAACTGCTGAAGTCGCCTGCGTGAGCCCGACACCTGCGCCTCCTTGGTCACTCCTTTGACATAACCGAAGACCTGTTTCCCGCACATTGGCCACCAAGTTTCATTCGAACCGCCTCCGTCAATCGTGCCTTCTCCCGACACAACCACGTCATCTGCGCCGTAAGAATAAATGCAGGGACTGTAGTTCCAGCACATCATTCCCTCCCAAGATGTCTTCACCAAGGGATAAAGTGAACAGTCGAAAACAAACTGAAGCAAGGCATCCTTACTCACAACAAGCTCTATTCCAGATGCTAAACGCAAGGCACCTGTCTGCCACTTTCCAGCAGGAACAACCACCTTTCCGCCTCCCTGCTTCGCTAAATAAGCAATAGCGCGATGGATTGCCTGCTGATTTTGTGCTGCAGAAGCCGTTGTCTTGGCTCCGAATTTCGTGATAACGACAGTGCGCTTCGCTATCTTTGGCTGCTCAATCGAACGCTCAATCGCCCGATACTCGACTTCGTTCCAACCGTCGGCCAAGGCAATCAACGGGAAGAACACCATTAAAATCAATACTGAAAACTTGTTCATAGAGATTCTTAGTAGGTTTTGTTTTTAACGTATTTGTTTGTCTTTTAAATATATAATGGGTATATATCTCCGCTTACAAAGATAAAGAAAAAGCACGAATGCATGAGTATACTATTGTTAAAAAAAGTCACATGGATGCTTTTCACTTCGTGAATTATTTGCTATATTTGCCCCAGAAACAACATCACAAGCATGATGAACACAAGACATTTCCTCACATTTACCGCCTCATTGCTTTCTACATGGCTTGTCATCATGCTGCAATCAGCATGCAAAGAAACCAGAGTGTTGGCACAACCAAGCACGATATTTACGCCGAAACAATCGTTCAAAGCACAGAAAACAAGTAAAACCTACAAGAATCTCACGCTCGATGCCGATACCACCTGTGCGGGGTGGCGTGTCATCCTGCAATCAGCTGACGCACCATATAAGGTGAAGCATGAAGACTTCTATGACAAAATCGTGCTCATCACGCTTTATAAAGATGGCAAACTACTTGTTGACAAGCAGGAATTCACCACCAAAAACCTGCATCGAAAGCCTCAACCTTATCTGCAACTCTACCCTGCATATGTAAAACTCATCACGCGAACGACAGCCTATATCGGTATTTCCAACTGCTTTCCTGAAAGCGATGCATGCTGGATTTACACGCTCTTCTACGGACAAGACGGCAGGATGAAAAGAACACTTATAAGCATAGCAATGGACGAATCGGACGAAGCAGCTGAGTTTTTCAGGTCATGGATACACGAATGTCAACAGAAACCAGTTGACCAAACCTCACTGCAAATGATTGCAGATGCCTTCTGTACGCCTGCTTATGCCAAGCAGACAGACTGCAAGAACTGGCAGAAGATACTGCCGAAAAAGGTAGTTGACAGACTCAACAAAGACATGGAAGTAGATGCAGAGACCACTTTTATCTCGGAAGATGAAATGCTCCAGCGTGGAACAGTGCGTTTCCTTTCCCGAAATTCAACCCATGTCATTGACTCTGTCCATTATGAATTGAAGTTGAAAAAGCAAGAAGACGGCTTTTCAACCTATGACGGTATCAGCAGGATATGGCAGGAAAAATAAGGTGACAGACAGGGAAACAGGAAATGATTTTGTTCAGTTTCTTTCCCTGTTTTTAACATCTCTACGGATCACCAAATAGAAAAAGAAAGACCACTTTTTGTGACAAGCGCAACCATTTCTTAGCTTCGATGCCCTCGTTTTTATCTTCAAGTATTGCAATCTCTGTCACTTTAGCTCGCTATCTGCATCATTTCACCCTGCCAAGTGCCTGAAAACACCACGCATTTTGACGCAGATGACAAGCTGAAGTGACGCAGAAGGCGAGTATTTTCAATGTTGCCAAACACTTTAAAAAGCATCAAATTGGATAACATCTTGACTGTCAATACCTTACGAAGAGGCCTCAAAACTCGCGTATTCTGAGCGAGGAAAGGTTGTGTTTCGAATATGCCGGCTATGCGAAAGCAATTGTAAACATACTTGAAAAGAATTAACATATAATCCGCTTAAAAGCACAATACATGCTTACTTCTTTTGAACGGGCGAAACATTCCTATTTCCTCTCCCTCAAGAATGCTGGGGAATAGCACCTTTAATCTTTCTTGATGAGCATATATCCGATATCACTGATGCCGGGAAGTATCTCACGTTTCATGTTATGTCGAACGCTGACGATGATGCTGTCGCCTTTCATCACGGTGATATCCTTTAGATTAAAGTTGTATTGGTAATAGCTTATGCCACCTATTCCCTTACTGTTGCCACTCTGATCAATGAGTTTGCAGTTAATGGTGTCGCTCTCAACAGCATGCGAAGGCAGCGTAAGCTTGTCGATAATCAGCGTCAATCCCGTGAAAGGATAATAGCCGTTGATGCGCAATCCGAGGTTAGCAGTATAGCAACCTGCATCTTTGAAACGTGCAATATCATCAAATTTGAGTGTATCATTGCGTTCCCAACCGACAACAGGTGTGTGTTGATACCGGTCGTAGACTCTGTTTTCAGTGCACGAACTCAGTATCAACGCAGTCATGACAGCTATGAAAACACTTTTAATCTTCATGCCTTTTCTTCCGTATTTGGCTTCTGTTGTGGAGCTGTCTGGCGGGATTGACGCTCACTTTCAGCACGACGTTCGCCGTCTTGCCGGCGCTGTTCGTCTCTGCCTCCGCGGTTATTGCGTCGGTTTCCGTTGTTATTGCGGGGCTGTTGACCGTTGCGTGGTTCCCCATTGCCATTGGATTGGCGTGGCTGACGCTGGTTTTCGATGCCCTCTGCAGCAGTTCTTTGCGATCCATTTTCTTTGTTGTCGCGTGAAGGCATACGTTTTTTCTTCTTGCGTTTAGCCTTGTCGAAGCGGTTGATATCATCTTCAAGAAGGTCTTTCGGCTTATTGGGAGCCTTGCTCTTATTATCTTCAAGCAGAGAAAGAGGCTTCTCTCCACGACGGTTCATCATGATGATTTCGTATGCACGCTGGGCTGAAACGACCTCTAAGTTGGCAGCAAGATGCTTGTCGGTTGAATAGGTAATGAGACCTGCAAGGATATCCGTTTTGAACAGATAATAGTCACTATCCTGTGTCTGTAGCACGACATCACGGGCCGGCATGCATTTACCGGCCTCAACATAGTCGTCGACTTCATAGTTCAGACAACATTTAAGTTTGGCACACATCCCGGCAAGTTTCTGCGGATTGAGCGATATATCCTGAAATCGGGCAGCATTAGTGCTGACGCTTACAAAGTTCTTCATCCACGTAGCACAGCAGAGTTCGCGTCCGCAAGGGCCTGTTCCACCGATGCGTCCGGCCTCTTGTCGCGCACCTATCTGCTTCATTTCGATGCGGATATGGAAAGCACTTGCAAGGTCTTTGATAAGCTGTCGGAAGTCAACTCGCTCGTCAGCGATGTAGTAGAAGATAGCTTTATTGCCATCACCTTGGTACTCCACATCGCCGATTTTCATCTGCAAACCAAGCCGTTTTGCTATCTGTCGGCTCTCAATCATCGTGGTATGTTCGCGTGCTTTCGCCTCATTATATTTCTCAATATCCACCGGTTTGGCTATTCGATAGATGCGTTTGATGTCGTCAGCCGACTTGAGATTGGCTTTCTTCAACTGTAACTTTACGAGTCGACCTGTGAGTGTAACCACTCCAATGTCGTGCCCGGGATTGGCTTCAACGGCTACAACATCGCCTTTTTTCAGGTCAAGATTGTTCACATTGTGATAATATCCTTTGCGCGTATTCTTGAATTGAACCTCCACAAGGTCAGTGCTTTCAGCATTTCCCGGCACGTCAGCCAACCAGTCATACGTGTTGAGTTGTCGGTTTTGTCGACCGCATCCTTTGTGGCAAAGGCCACGATCACAGCCACTTGCCAACTTGAATTTCATATTCTTGAAGTCCATTTAGATCTTTACTTTCTGATTAATAAAACTATCATTTGCAGCGCCAAGTCAAAGAAAACAACCTTTGCATTGGCATTCTGCCCTAT
The nucleotide sequence above comes from Segatella oris. Encoded proteins:
- a CDS encoding outer membrane beta-barrel protein, translated to MENWINDIRKRFERHQQEPPKGLLGDIKAEMLRRGLASTTSSAPRPTATLRKWWIAAACIGGLIAGTAVWWLRNSAPEMTAVIAHQQANHVGKQVAYKNKTVEKQRQIVQQKLASWAVGLSGTRQSDRQKQEVTVASATVQTPTQVQPSATNTDTTETKPRKRPIISSQQNDKVIAALEGNLVPFAPQRLSLDVYMGGKGLSNGVSNNGFHSVSFRQAMLNEDEKGKQIYSAPGYLPQQYHHRLPVKIGLSVGYQISRNWTIHTGLTYSYLSASISNANLSDGKDGLQRLHYVGIPLAASYRLWQYKRLHVYATAGGEVEKLVSGQLREPQTTMQETPKSETLRIKESRLQWSVNGAVGLQYQLTNRIGLYAEPGVSHYFNNGSDVENSYKHRPTGFQLQLGIRIK
- a CDS encoding manganese efflux pump MntP family protein; this translates as MNQLDIWFLAVALAMDCFTVSIAGGIIIKRMVWPITLRMALLFGLFQAAMPLLGWLGISTFSHYLEEVDHWIAFGLLTFLGGRMIRDAFLPAENHSLNPCKLKTQLLLALATSIDALAIGISFACMGFRHISMLMSPLVIIGLVSFLLATVGMLLGVKFGKPIERRLKPELLGGIILIIIGVKVLLSHLFE
- the rsmI gene encoding 16S rRNA (cytidine(1402)-2'-O)-methyltransferase, which gives rise to MGTLYIVPTPVGNMEDMTLRAIRVLKEADLVLAEDTRTSGILFKYFDIKNHLMAHHKFNEHGTATGIVERLKAGQTIALVSDAGTPGISDPGFYLAREAAHAGITVQTLPGATAFVPALVSSGLPCDRFCFEGFLPQKKGRQTHLLSLQDETRTMVFYESPYRLLKTLQQFADVFGEDRQVSVAREISKLYEEHVRGTLQEVIAHFTEKDPRGEIVIILAGHSIKKGKDKKLKLEE
- a CDS encoding thymidine kinase encodes the protein MVENLIVEAHRPGRIEVICGSMFSGKTEELIRRMKRAKFAKQKVEIFKPAIDTRYSEEDVVSHDQNSIHSTPIDASGAILLLASDIDVVGIDEAQFLDDNLVDVCNELANRGIRVIIAGLDMDFKGVPFGPIPALCAIADEVTKVHAICVKCGALAYVSHRLVADEHRVMLGEQSEYEPLCRACYQKALKEEKK
- a CDS encoding AI-2E family transporter, which encodes MRKEITFDQLIRWVGTGLLIIAILLLVNYLSNVLLPFFIAWFMAYLLYPVVQFIENKLHIRVRAISILLTMLLVIAVIGGVFYLIIPPMIEQFDKLQTVLMRWVHHTTHTNNLTNYISEWIQANQEHIERFFKSKDFGDTIKSAMPKLFSFVSQTASVILSIIASAITLLYMFFILLDYEYLTTNWIRIFPKKNRPFWQELLQDVKRELNNYVRGQGLVALCMGIMFCIGFTIIGFPMAIGLGILIGILDLVPYLHTFALIPTAFLAMLKAADTGQNFWIVFGLALLVFIVVQAITDFIVTPKIMGKAMGLNPAILLLSLSIWGALLGFIGLIIALPLTTLLIAYWQRYITKEEQGQNKPHLEVEIKE
- a CDS encoding glycoside hydrolase family 88 protein; this encodes MNKFSVLILMVFFPLIALADGWNEVEYRAIERSIEQPKIAKRTVVITKFGAKTTASAAQNQQAIHRAIAYLAKQGGGKVVVPAGKWQTGALRLASGIELVVSKDALLQFVFDCSLYPLVKTSWEGMMCWNYSPCIYSYGADDVVVSGEGTIDGGGSNETWWPMCGKQVFGYVKGVTKEAQVSGSRRRLQQFAEDDVPWDERRFGLGQGLRPQLINFVKGNRVRVSGVTLLHSPFWVIHPLLCKNVIVDGVKIWNEGPNGDGCDPEGCENVLIQNTHFHTGDDCIAIKSGRNNDGRMWNKPSRNIIIRNCVMEDGHGGIVIGSEISGGCKNVYAEDCTMDSPHLDRVLRIKTNNCRGGRIENVNMRRVKVGQCKEAVVKINLDYEPEEPCYRGFEPEVRDVNIEDVTCRKSAYGVLIVGRDSVENVSDIRLKDCVFNGIGRENVRITGKTRNVKFDNVMMNGSLVLASEDRPYKSMAQWMTYSEMKRTPKSYLLDFASKPRWNYAVGIELEGLLDTYRVHGDDSILNYLHTYRQKMIDERGDVVGYDYNAFNLDNVRPAKFILRMQQYGARKGEKIALKTFMKQLLNQPRTREGVFWHKAIYANQVWLDGIFMGLPFYCDYAVKNCSPRKACRILDDAVNQMMQTDRRTYDEKTGLWKHAWDETHRQFWANPLTGQSRHTWARALGWYVMAMTECLDIMPDDYPRKAEVVALLQKVMKAVVQYQDKKSGVWYDVLDVESPKNYLESTASCMFAYVLLKGSRMGWLDTDFNEAGKRAYEGILKRFIRVNEDRTISLTDCCSVSGLGPGKGPFVPAGKENYKRDGSFDYYMSELIRDNDAKSIGPFIWASLEMERLNAQ
- a CDS encoding gliding motility lipoprotein GldH, giving the protein MKIKSVFIAVMTALILSSCTENRVYDRYQHTPVVGWERNDTLKFDDIARFKDAGCYTANLGLRINGYYPFTGLTLIIDKLTLPSHAVESDTINCKLIDQSGNSKGIGGISYYQYNFNLKDITVMKGDSIIVSVRHNMKREILPGISDIGYMLIKKD
- a CDS encoding stage 0 sporulation family protein, yielding MDFKNMKFKLASGCDRGLCHKGCGRQNRQLNTYDWLADVPGNAESTDLVEVQFKNTRKGYYHNVNNLDLKKGDVVAVEANPGHDIGVVTLTGRLVKLQLKKANLKSADDIKRIYRIAKPVDIEKYNEAKAREHTTMIESRQIAKRLGLQMKIGDVEYQGDGNKAIFYYIADERVDFRQLIKDLASAFHIRIEMKQIGARQEAGRIGGTGPCGRELCCATWMKNFVSVSTNAARFQDISLNPQKLAGMCAKLKCCLNYEVDDYVEAGKCMPARDVVLQTQDSDYYLFKTDILAGLITYSTDKHLAANLEVVSAQRAYEIIMMNRRGEKPLSLLEDNKSKAPNKPKDLLEDDINRFDKAKRKKKKRMPSRDNKENGSQRTAAEGIENQRQPRQSNGNGEPRNGQQPRNNNGNRRNNRGGRDEQRRQDGERRAESERQSRQTAPQQKPNTEEKA